The Kitasatospora sp. NBC_00374 genome has a segment encoding these proteins:
- the bioD gene encoding dethiobiotin synthase, with protein MSVLFVTGTGTEVGKTVATAAVAALAGRRVAVLKPGQTGVAPGEPGDAAEVLRLAGPAVTTRELARYPEPLAPDTAARRSGRPTLTPGQVAEAVAALAADHHPVLVEGAGGLLVRYDEDGHTLADMALATAALGLDVEILVVVTAGLGTLNTTALTAEALRARGLALRGVVVGAWPAEPDLAARCNLADLPAVAGAPLLGVLPQGAAAEGGDAFHALARASLAPALGGDWDAAAFTARFSPPLP; from the coding sequence ATGAGCGTCCTGTTCGTCACCGGCACCGGCACCGAGGTCGGCAAGACCGTCGCCACCGCCGCCGTCGCGGCCCTCGCCGGCCGCCGGGTCGCCGTCCTGAAGCCCGGTCAGACCGGGGTCGCGCCCGGCGAGCCCGGCGACGCCGCCGAGGTGCTCCGGCTGGCCGGCCCCGCGGTCACCACCCGTGAACTGGCCCGCTACCCCGAGCCGCTGGCACCCGACACCGCCGCCCGCCGCTCGGGCCGGCCGACCCTGACCCCCGGCCAGGTCGCCGAGGCCGTCGCCGCGCTGGCCGCGGACCACCACCCCGTCCTGGTCGAGGGCGCGGGCGGCCTGCTGGTCCGCTACGACGAGGACGGGCACACCCTCGCCGACATGGCGCTGGCCACCGCCGCACTCGGGCTGGACGTGGAGATCCTGGTGGTCGTCACCGCCGGCCTCGGGACCCTCAACACCACCGCGCTCACCGCGGAGGCCCTGCGCGCCCGCGGCCTCGCCCTGCGCGGGGTGGTGGTCGGCGCCTGGCCCGCCGAACCGGACCTCGCGGCCCGCTGCAACCTGGCCGACCTGCCGGCCGTGGCCGGCGCCCCGCTGCTCGGCGTCCTGCCGCAGGGCGCGGCGGCCGAGGGCGGCGACGCCTTCCACGCCCTGGCCCGGGCCTCGCTGGCCCCGGCGCTCGGCGGCGACTGGGACGCGGCCGCCTTCACCGCCCGGTTCAGCCCGCCGCTGCCGTAG
- a CDS encoding methyltransferase, translated as MSATTASVAEFIASQTRLATVPFVPEVRLHLADEAIALWERTESEKGEIGLPPPFWAFAWAGGQAVARYVLDQPGTVAGRRVLDLAAGSGLVSIAAALSGAASVTAAEIDEYAVTAIALNAAANDVTVDARCADLLDGDGAPAEVVLAGDVFYERGMAQRVLPFLQRARERGALVLVGDPGRAYLPRERFTEIASYRVPVIADLEDSAVKTSVVWQLS; from the coding sequence GTGTCGGCCACCACCGCATCGGTCGCGGAGTTCATCGCATCGCAGACCCGCCTCGCCACCGTCCCCTTCGTCCCCGAGGTGCGGCTGCACCTCGCGGACGAGGCCATCGCCCTGTGGGAGCGCACCGAGTCCGAGAAGGGCGAGATCGGGCTGCCACCGCCGTTCTGGGCCTTCGCCTGGGCCGGCGGCCAGGCCGTCGCCCGCTACGTGCTCGACCAGCCGGGCACGGTGGCCGGCCGCCGGGTCCTCGACCTGGCCGCCGGCTCCGGCCTGGTCTCGATCGCCGCCGCCCTGAGCGGCGCCGCCTCGGTCACCGCCGCCGAGATCGACGAGTACGCGGTCACCGCGATCGCCCTCAACGCGGCGGCCAACGATGTCACCGTCGACGCGCGCTGCGCCGACCTGCTGGACGGCGACGGAGCCCCCGCCGAGGTGGTGCTCGCCGGGGACGTCTTCTACGAACGGGGCATGGCGCAGCGCGTCCTGCCGTTCCTTCAGCGGGCCCGGGAGCGCGGAGCCCTGGTACTGGTGGGTGACCCCGGCCGGGCCTACCTGCCGCGCGAGCGGTTCACCGAGATCGCCTCGTACCGGGTGCCGGTGATCGCGGACCTGGAGGACAGCGCGGTGAAGACCTCGGTGGTCTGGCAGCTGAGCTGA
- a CDS encoding cupredoxin domain-containing protein, with amino-acid sequence MNEELLPTRRRVLFGAGSAAATLLLAACSSSTSGSVTTTTATPSASPSPSGSASSGGAESPSASASESASASGAAVSITIKDFAFNPTPLTVAPGTKITVTNQDSTSHTLTSSTPGAFNTGTLSPGQSATITAPNQPASYEYICTIHPNMQGILIVQ; translated from the coding sequence ATGAACGAGGAACTGCTCCCCACCCGGCGGCGCGTGCTGTTCGGCGCCGGCAGCGCGGCCGCCACCCTGCTGCTGGCCGCCTGCTCCAGCAGCACGAGCGGGTCGGTGACCACCACCACGGCGACGCCCTCGGCGAGCCCCTCCCCGTCCGGGAGCGCGAGCTCCGGCGGAGCTGAGTCCCCGTCGGCCTCGGCCTCGGAGTCCGCCTCGGCGTCCGGTGCGGCGGTGTCCATCACCATCAAGGACTTCGCCTTCAACCCCACCCCGCTCACCGTCGCCCCCGGCACCAAGATCACGGTGACCAATCAGGACAGCACCTCGCACACCCTGACCTCCTCCACCCCGGGCGCCTTCAACACCGGGACCCTCAGCCCCGGCCAGTCCGCCACCATCACCGCCCCGAACCAGCCGGCCAGCTACGAGTACATCTGCACCATCCACCCGAACATGCAGGGCATCCTCATCGTGCAGTGA
- a CDS encoding GNAT family N-acetyltransferase: MTDMKIRTAVSGDVPALLAFWGRAAEGTSITDDPAGVAGLIARDPGALLIAESEGAVVGTVIAGFDGWRCHLYRLAVEPRRRRRGIAAALLAAAEARFESLGGRRADAMVLDDNELGRHAWRSAGYGPEERWSRWVKPLR, translated from the coding sequence ATGACCGATATGAAGATCCGTACCGCCGTTTCCGGTGATGTTCCCGCGCTGCTGGCCTTCTGGGGCCGGGCGGCCGAGGGCACCAGTATCACCGACGACCCGGCCGGGGTCGCCGGGCTGATCGCCCGGGATCCCGGGGCGCTGCTGATCGCGGAGAGCGAGGGCGCGGTGGTGGGCACGGTGATCGCCGGGTTCGACGGCTGGCGCTGCCACCTCTACCGCCTGGCCGTGGAGCCGCGGCGGCGCCGCCGGGGCATCGCGGCGGCGCTGCTCGCGGCGGCCGAGGCCCGCTTCGAGTCCCTGGGCGGGCGGCGGGCCGACGCGATGGTGCTGGACGACAACGAGCTCGGCCGGCACGCCTGGCGCAGCGCGGGCTACGGCCCCGAGGAGCGGTGGAGCCGCTGGGTCAAGCCGCTGCGCTGA
- a CDS encoding ROK family protein encodes MADRLTGGDSSLLRRINAAVTLRALRDGQSVTLTQLVGDTGLSRPTVEGVIEGLLESGLVAEVDHSQESGRQRGRPARWFRFRAEAGHVLGVEIGVHDIRIVLADLAGELVGTHSRPVGETLEAEERLGLVRSMVAEVLRKAGISRDSLWAVAVGTPGIVDREGTVQLGTAMPGWTGLDIGARLRRSFRCPVVIENDANLAAIAEHWKGAAVGKGDVVFVMAGLSPGAGSLIGGRLHRGFGGAAGEIGALHLLGQQATPERLLSTTGKPLDPLDEAAVARVLRLAREGDEVARVATDRFLQRLVHDVAALVLALDPQLVVVGGWAAGLDGVLEPLREQLALFTLRAPEVAPAALGSEVVAMGALRVALDHVEEQLFALDPPAAPGR; translated from the coding sequence TTGGCGGATCGGCTCACCGGAGGGGACTCCTCGCTGCTGCGTCGGATCAACGCGGCGGTCACCCTGCGGGCGTTGCGTGACGGGCAGTCGGTCACCCTCACCCAGCTCGTCGGCGACACCGGCCTGTCCCGGCCGACGGTCGAGGGCGTGATCGAGGGGCTGCTGGAGTCCGGTCTGGTGGCCGAGGTGGACCACAGTCAGGAGAGCGGCCGTCAGCGCGGACGCCCGGCCCGCTGGTTCCGGTTCCGCGCCGAGGCCGGACACGTGCTCGGCGTCGAGATCGGCGTCCACGACATCCGGATCGTCCTCGCCGACCTCGCCGGCGAACTGGTCGGCACCCACTCCCGGCCGGTCGGCGAGACGCTGGAGGCCGAGGAGCGCCTCGGCCTGGTCCGGTCGATGGTGGCCGAGGTGCTGCGCAAGGCCGGCATCTCGCGCGACAGCCTGTGGGCGGTGGCCGTCGGCACCCCCGGCATCGTGGACCGCGAGGGCACCGTGCAGCTCGGCACGGCGATGCCCGGCTGGACGGGTCTGGACATCGGCGCGCGGCTGCGCCGCTCGTTCCGCTGCCCCGTGGTGATCGAGAACGACGCCAACCTGGCCGCCATCGCCGAGCACTGGAAGGGCGCGGCCGTCGGCAAGGGCGACGTGGTCTTCGTGATGGCCGGGCTGAGCCCCGGCGCCGGTTCGCTGATCGGCGGCCGGCTGCACCGCGGCTTCGGCGGCGCGGCCGGAGAGATCGGCGCGCTGCACCTGCTCGGCCAACAGGCGACGCCGGAACGGCTGCTGTCGACCACCGGCAAGCCGCTGGACCCGCTGGACGAGGCAGCGGTCGCCCGGGTGCTGCGGCTGGCCCGGGAGGGCGACGAGGTGGCGCGGGTGGCCACCGACCGCTTCCTGCAGCGGCTGGTGCACGACGTCGCCGCGCTGGTGCTGGCACTCGACCCGCAGCTGGTGGTGGTCGGCGGCTGGGCCGCCGGGCTGGACGGCGTGCTGGAGCCGCTGCGCGAGCAGCTGGCCCTGTTCACGCTGCGGGCCCCGGAGGTGGCGCCGGCCGCGCTGGGCTCGGAGGTGGTCGCGATGGGCGCGCTGCGGGTGGCGCTCGACCACGTCGAGGAGCAGTTGTTCGCGCTCGACCCGCCGGCGGCGCCGGGCCGCTGA
- a CDS encoding GntR family transcriptional regulator, whose translation MAQGQLAAVPEPKYWHLRTVLVRTIDAEFSTGQILPNERELAARFGVARATLRQALDQLELEGRLVRRRGIGTLIAAPRVGVPVNSREEGWPGTARSQAWRVIDCVSSPAGAQLAGALGIAEGATVHTVRRVRMVQGVAVATESLHVPDSAVPRLPAMPHLVGADGQADRARSVLRQLERLGVDGESRSVELGVAEAEQASLLQRPPGTPVLVVTAQYAAAGRLVALAISTYRADTCKLTFGETGLVEVTPVQAGAPARSAS comes from the coding sequence GTGGCTCAAGGACAGCTCGCGGCGGTGCCGGAGCCGAAGTACTGGCACCTGCGGACGGTGCTGGTCCGCACCATCGACGCGGAGTTCTCCACCGGCCAGATCCTGCCCAACGAGCGCGAGCTCGCCGCCCGCTTCGGCGTGGCCCGGGCGACCCTGCGTCAGGCGCTCGACCAGCTGGAGCTGGAGGGCCGGCTGGTCCGCCGCCGGGGGATCGGCACGCTGATCGCCGCTCCGCGCGTCGGCGTCCCGGTCAACAGCCGCGAGGAGGGCTGGCCGGGCACCGCCCGCAGCCAGGCCTGGCGGGTGATCGACTGCGTCAGCTCCCCGGCCGGTGCGCAGCTGGCGGGGGCGCTCGGCATCGCCGAGGGCGCCACCGTGCACACCGTGCGCCGGGTGCGGATGGTCCAGGGCGTCGCCGTCGCCACCGAGTCGCTGCACGTCCCGGACTCCGCCGTACCGCGGCTGCCCGCCATGCCGCACCTGGTCGGCGCCGACGGCCAGGCCGACCGCGCCCGCTCGGTGCTCCGGCAGCTGGAGCGGCTCGGGGTCGACGGCGAGTCCCGCTCGGTCGAGCTGGGTGTCGCCGAGGCCGAGCAGGCCTCCCTGCTGCAGCGCCCGCCGGGCACCCCCGTGCTGGTCGTCACCGCCCAGTACGCCGCCGCCGGCCGCCTGGTCGCGCTGGCCATCTCCACCTACCGCGCCGACACCTGCAAGCTCACCTTCGGCGAGACGGGCCTGGTCGAGGTCACTCCCGTCCAGGCCGGGGCACCGGCCCGCTCCGCCTCCTGA